One part of the Augochlora pura isolate Apur16 chromosome 3, APUR_v2.2.1, whole genome shotgun sequence genome encodes these proteins:
- the LOC144467934 gene encoding trypsin-7 — protein sequence MQVHPKETVSWSTMRQLAKMILLLLGSSVHGSQYSSPDRIVGGALIDISKVPYMLSMMVNKNHVCGATIIAEEWGLTAAHCVISFIDRPEYNVTVRSGSSQHDFGGTIHNVTFMIYHEKYDPYSNDYDVALIKVEPPFNYSSVTAPAMLPTDVTKSIDATRGLVTGWGYFEDDDPVLSEDLQYVIVPKVPTETCRMYYSNRFTVTKHQICYGFEEGGKDACKGDSGGPLVYDGTVVGITSWGDDCGEPYSPGVYTDVWTVMDWIENKMML from the exons aTGCAAGTACATCCGAAAGAAACGGTATCTTGGTCGACCATGCGTCAGCTCGCCAAAATGATTCTACTGCTTCTCGGAT CATCGGTCCACGGATCGCAATATTCATCGCCGGACCGAATCGTCGGAGGAGCTCTGATCGACATCTCGAAAGTCCCGTACATG CTATCTATGATGGTGAACAAGAACCATGTGTGCGGTGCCACCATCATCGCGGAGGAATGGGGATTAACAGCGGCCCATTGCGTCATTTC CTTTATCGACAGACCTGAGTACAACGTCACCGTGCGTAGCGGATCGAGTCAACATGACTTCGGTGGGACCATCCACAACGTCACGTTCATGATCTACCACGAGAAATACGATCCTTACAGCAACGACTACGACGTCGCTTTGATCAAGGTAGAGCCGCCGTTTAACTACAGCAGTGTTACAGCTCCGGCGATGCTGCCTACCGACGTAACCAAATCCATCGACGCGACTCGAGGTCTAGTCACCGGTTGGGGTTATTTCGAA GATGACGATCCGGTACTGTCGGAGGACCTGCAGTACGTAATCGTTCCGAAAGTTCCTACGGAGACTTGCCGGATGTATTACAGCAATCGGTTCACGGTCACGAAACACCAAATCTGCTACGGATTCGAGGAGGGAGGCAAGGATGCGTGCAAG GGCGACTCTGGCGGGCCGTTGGTATACGATGGTACTGTGGTCGGTATCACTTCGTGGGGCGACGACTGCGGAGAACCATATTCGCCTGGCGTTTACACCGACGTCTGGACTGTTATGGATTGGATTGAGAATAAAATGATGCTCTAG
- the LOC144467932 gene encoding uncharacterized protein LOC144467932, whose amino-acid sequence MAEPARIRKVCVIGAGAAGLCAARHFARDFNFEVNVFEQTGCVAGTWVYTEGTGRDENGLPIHSSMYRNLRTNLPARIMNFPDYPAMNAVEPCCVTHQQVRTYLENYAKHFDLLEYIQFNTRVKSVRLDASWPGGEDKWTVRIERLKTKQEEKIVYDAVMVCNGHYFDPSVPSVPGIETFPGTMMHSHSYRKPEDFTGKTVFVLGAASSGIDIAFDLADHAAQVYLSHNNNRLKSMLPANVSEVMGLERVDGFRFQLKDETTVTADTFIFCTGYKYTFPFLDETSGIRVDGNHVTPLYKHLINIDHPTMCIVGVPLIVIPFPMFHMQVQYFLALLKNKASLPSRSTMLEDSKLKTAKKRHAHRLMEKQWEYNDSLADMGGFERLPWYYKFVYDEWASLRVTDLVHYKSAKLVISEDEESIELVIRQNKTE is encoded by the exons ATGGCCGAGCCAGCGAGGATAAGAAAAGTGTGCGTGATAGGAGCCGGCGCCGCCGGTTTGTGCGCTGCCAGACACTTTGCGCGAGATTTCAATTTCGAAGTAAACGTTTTCGAGCAAACGGGCTGCGTTGCCGGCACGTGGGTTTACACCGAGGGAACTGGCCGAGACGAGAACGGCTTGCCTATACACTCGAGCATGTACAGGAATCTGAG AACCAACCTGCCTGCGAGAATCATGAACTTTCCTGATTATCCGGCGATGAACGCCGTGGAGCCTTGTTGCGTGACGCACCAGCAAGTTCGAACTTACCTGGAAAACTACGCGAAGCATTTCGATTTGCTCGAATACATCCAG TTTAACACGCGAGTAAAATCGGTTCGACTGGACGCCTCTTGGCCAGGTGGTGAGGACAAGTGGACCGTTCGGATCGAAAGATTGAAAACGAAGCAGGAGGAAAAGATCGTTTACGATGCCGTTATGGTCTGCAACGG GCATTACTTCGATCCCAGCGTGCCGAGTGTGCCCGGAATTGAGACCTTTCCAGGGACGATGATGCACAGTCATTCCTATAGAAAGCCGGAAGACTTCACCGGAAAGACGGTGTTCGTGTTGGGCGCAGCCTCCTCGGGGATCGACATAGCGTTCGATCTGGCGGATCACGCGGCTCAAGTGTATTTGAGCCACAACAACAACAG GTTGAAGAGCATGTTGCCGGCGAACGTGTCGGAGGTGATGGGCCTGGAGAGAGTAGACGGTTTCCGGTTCCAATTGAAAGATGAGACCACCGTTACCGCGGACACGTTTATTTTTTGCACCGGGTATAAGTACACTTTTCCGTTCCTCGACGAGACCTCTGGGATTCGCGTCGACGGCAATCACGTGACACCGTTGTACAAGCATTTGATCAACATCGATCATCCGACGATGTGCATCGTCGGGGTGCCCCTAATCGTGATACCGTTCCCAATGTTTCACATGCAA GTACAATACTTCCTGGCTTTGCTGAAGAACAAAGCGAGTTTGCCGTCGAGATCGACGATGCTGGAAGATTCGAAATTAAAGACCGCGAAAAAGAGGCACGCGCACAGGTTGATGGAGAAGCAGTGGGAGTACAACGACTCGTTGGCGGATATGGGCGGTTTCGAGCGACTGCCGTGGTATTACAAGTTTGTCTACGACGAATGGGCCAGTCTGAGAGTGACGGATCTGGTGCACTACAAATCGGCGAAGTTGGTCATCTCCGAGGACGAGGAATCTATCGAGTTGGTCATTCGTcagaataaaacagaataa